One window of Botrimarina mediterranea genomic DNA carries:
- a CDS encoding ABC transporter ATP-binding protein, which produces MVEVVDLTKAYDDLARGEVLAVDHLSFSAHSGEVFGLLGPNGAGKTTALRILTTLLKPTAGVARVNGFDCVEQAELVRNQIGFISANTAVYDRMTAWEFVEYFGRLHGLAPAQLRDRMEWLFTKLRMDDLRDTLGAKMSTGMKQKTSIARALVHDPPVIVFDEATNGLDAFAARASLDAVAELRDEGKCVVFSTHIMSEVQRICDRIAVMYRGKIIDCGPMDDLRERHGEDDLEELFFHLVSNAEREAIERKGDDGGVGG; this is translated from the coding sequence ATGGTCGAGGTCGTCGATCTCACCAAGGCGTACGATGACTTGGCGCGCGGCGAAGTGCTGGCCGTCGATCATCTGTCGTTCTCGGCGCACTCGGGCGAGGTCTTTGGCCTCCTCGGCCCCAACGGCGCCGGCAAGACGACCGCGCTGCGGATTCTCACGACGCTGCTAAAGCCGACGGCCGGCGTCGCCCGGGTGAACGGCTTCGACTGCGTCGAGCAGGCCGAGCTGGTCCGCAATCAGATCGGCTTCATCTCGGCGAACACGGCCGTCTACGACCGGATGACGGCGTGGGAGTTCGTCGAGTACTTCGGCCGCCTGCACGGCCTCGCGCCGGCGCAGCTGCGTGACCGGATGGAGTGGCTATTCACCAAGCTGCGGATGGACGACCTCCGCGACACGCTTGGCGCGAAGATGTCCACCGGCATGAAGCAGAAAACCTCGATCGCCCGTGCGCTAGTCCACGACCCGCCGGTGATCGTCTTCGACGAAGCGACTAACGGTCTCGACGCCTTTGCCGCGCGGGCGTCGCTCGACGCGGTCGCCGAGCTACGCGACGAAGGAAAGTGCGTCGTCTTCTCCACGCACATCATGAGCGAGGTCCAGCGCATCTGCGACCGCATCGCCGTGATGTACCGCGGCAAGATCATCGACTGCGGCCCGATGGACGACCTCCGCGAGCGCCACGGCGAGGATGACTTAGAAGAGCTGTTCTTCCACCTCGTCTCGAACGCTGAACGCGAGGCGATCGAAAGGAAGGGAGATGATGGGGGTGTGGGGGGATAA
- the aroA gene encoding 3-phosphoshikimate 1-carboxyvinyltransferase, whose translation MSTDSIEITPVAGPLNASVRPPGSKSLTNRALVCAALADGESTLSGALVSDDTHVMIEGLGRLGIPIDVADNGTTLRVAGAGGQIPAIEADLFIGNSGTTVRFLTAMVTLGHGAFRLDGVPRMRERPIGDLVKALNALGATVRCESPGGCPPVDVHANGLPGGAAMVRGDISSQFLSGLLMACPCADGPVTLEIEGELVSKPYVAMTLEVMRSFGVEVSAPDDLSRFEIEPVGSYQPRDYAIEPDASAASYFWAAAAICGGEVTVDGLTRNALQGDVAFVDCLEKMGCRVKPLAEGIKVIGPAPGEKLRGATLDMNAISDTVQTLAAVALFADGPTEVTGVAHNRHKETDRIADLATELRRLGASVEEKPDGLVITPGELRPALVETYDDHRMAMSLALVGLKQQGVRIANPSCTAKTYPNYFEDLARAVQQ comes from the coding sequence ATGTCCACCGATTCGATCGAGATCACGCCAGTCGCCGGCCCGCTGAACGCGTCAGTGCGGCCGCCGGGGTCGAAGAGCCTTACCAACCGCGCGTTGGTGTGCGCGGCGCTGGCGGACGGCGAATCAACGCTCAGCGGCGCGCTGGTGAGCGATGACACGCATGTGATGATCGAGGGGCTCGGTCGCTTGGGTATTCCGATCGATGTCGCCGACAACGGGACGACGCTCCGAGTCGCCGGCGCGGGGGGTCAGATCCCGGCGATCGAAGCCGACCTCTTCATCGGCAACAGCGGCACCACGGTGCGGTTCCTCACGGCGATGGTGACCCTCGGCCACGGCGCCTTCCGGCTCGATGGCGTGCCGCGGATGCGCGAGCGGCCGATCGGAGACCTTGTTAAAGCCCTCAACGCGCTCGGCGCGACAGTGCGCTGCGAATCACCCGGCGGTTGCCCCCCCGTCGATGTCCACGCCAACGGCCTGCCGGGCGGCGCGGCGATGGTGCGCGGCGACATCTCGAGCCAGTTCCTCAGCGGTCTGCTGATGGCGTGTCCCTGCGCCGACGGCCCGGTGACGCTCGAGATCGAGGGCGAACTCGTCAGCAAGCCCTACGTAGCGATGACTCTCGAAGTCATGCGGTCGTTTGGCGTCGAGGTCTCGGCGCCCGACGACCTCTCGCGCTTCGAGATCGAGCCGGTTGGCAGCTATCAGCCGCGCGACTACGCCATCGAGCCCGATGCCTCCGCCGCGAGCTACTTCTGGGCCGCCGCGGCGATTTGCGGCGGTGAGGTCACGGTCGATGGCCTCACCCGCAACGCGTTGCAAGGCGACGTGGCGTTCGTCGATTGCCTCGAGAAGATGGGCTGTCGCGTCAAACCTCTTGCCGAAGGGATCAAAGTGATCGGCCCCGCGCCGGGCGAAAAGCTCCGCGGCGCCACCCTCGATATGAACGCCATCAGCGACACGGTGCAGACGCTCGCCGCGGTCGCGCTGTTTGCCGACGGGCCAACCGAAGTGACCGGCGTCGCCCACAACCGTCACAAGGAGACCGACCGCATCGCCGACCTCGCGACCGAGCTGCGCCGTCTCGGCGCGTCGGTCGAAGAGAAGCCCGACGGGCTCGTGATCACACCGGGCGAACTGCGGCCCGCCCTGGTCGAGACCTACGACGACCACCGCATGGCGATGAGCCTCGCGCTCGTAGGCCTCAAGCAACAGGGTGTCCGCATCGCAAATCCCAGCTGCACCGCCAAGACTTACCCGAACTATTTCGAGGACTTAGCACGCGCTGTGCAGCAGTGA
- a CDS encoding putative ABC transporter permease subunit yields the protein MNNPAGSNARLSANPAGNEIDPRVEAALFRRIRATETVAHLRQLMATARLRTLLVVGLSIFFWCGLFALFYVGFDFLRENIARPGEVYHAKTVEFVFHLFFASLNVMLVFSSGIILYGGLFSSDETRFLLTTPAREERIVLHKFQEATLFSSWGFFLLASPLTLAYGISVGAPWHYYVLIAPLIASFVYIPCVIGALCCLLLIYKLAHVRVAVVLVVATLSMLAAGAAIWETIAVDRKELFEDQFFLDTIRKFRFTREEWLPSSWLSDGLIDAAQASPRLPTPLRDTPVVRSLLSLALLVTNALMGRLILTTVARRTFRSGFSQLECRPRRPRRAGAAWVDRVAAWFLQPFPQQVRLLLMKDWRLLRRDPVQWSQFLIFFGLLGLYFLNVDQFRVTAGDIEHATWVNLVSFLNLAVVGLILSTFTTRFIYPMLSLEGRRFWVLGLMPVSRDTIVWSKFVFAALGSWLPCALLILLSDLMLHVSALVVGVHQLTTVLLCVGLAALAVGLGAMMPNFHESSPSKIAAGFGGTLNLVLSAVYIILIVSLTALPCHFKLIAHSSAISSEFLSEKYLDLWLVLGAGLAVAVGLTATVVPLYRGVRAFNRLEFY from the coding sequence ATGAACAACCCCGCTGGGAGCAACGCGAGGCTGTCCGCAAATCCAGCCGGAAACGAGATCGACCCACGGGTCGAAGCGGCCCTGTTCCGCCGCATCCGCGCGACGGAGACGGTCGCTCACTTGCGACAGCTGATGGCGACGGCTCGCCTGCGGACGCTGCTGGTCGTGGGGCTGAGTATCTTCTTCTGGTGCGGGCTGTTTGCGCTGTTTTACGTCGGCTTCGACTTCCTGCGTGAGAATATCGCCCGCCCCGGCGAGGTCTACCACGCCAAGACGGTGGAGTTCGTGTTCCACCTGTTCTTCGCGTCGCTCAACGTGATGCTCGTTTTCTCGTCGGGCATCATCCTCTACGGCGGCCTCTTCAGCTCCGACGAGACTCGATTCTTGCTCACCACACCCGCTCGCGAAGAGCGGATCGTGCTGCACAAGTTTCAAGAGGCGACGCTCTTCAGCAGTTGGGGCTTCTTCCTGCTCGCCAGCCCGCTGACGCTCGCCTACGGCATCTCGGTGGGGGCGCCGTGGCACTACTACGTTCTGATCGCACCGCTGATCGCGTCGTTCGTTTACATTCCCTGCGTGATCGGCGCGTTGTGCTGCCTGCTGCTGATCTACAAGCTTGCTCATGTGCGGGTAGCGGTCGTGCTGGTCGTTGCGACGCTGTCGATGTTGGCCGCGGGCGCCGCTATCTGGGAAACGATCGCCGTCGACCGGAAGGAGTTGTTCGAGGACCAGTTCTTCCTCGACACGATCCGCAAGTTTCGTTTTACGCGCGAAGAATGGCTCCCCAGCTCGTGGCTCAGCGACGGTTTGATCGACGCGGCTCAAGCGTCGCCGCGGCTGCCCACGCCGCTGCGAGACACGCCGGTGGTGCGGTCCCTCCTATCGCTGGCGCTACTGGTGACCAACGCGTTGATGGGCCGATTGATCCTCACGACCGTGGCGAGGCGAACCTTCCGTTCGGGGTTCAGTCAGCTCGAGTGCCGTCCGCGTCGTCCGCGCCGCGCCGGCGCGGCATGGGTCGATCGCGTCGCCGCTTGGTTCCTCCAGCCCTTTCCACAGCAGGTGCGGCTCTTGCTAATGAAGGACTGGCGCCTGTTGCGACGCGACCCCGTGCAGTGGTCGCAGTTCTTGATCTTCTTCGGCCTTTTGGGGCTGTATTTTCTCAACGTCGATCAGTTCCGCGTCACCGCCGGCGACATCGAGCACGCCACCTGGGTGAACCTCGTCAGCTTCCTCAACCTAGCGGTGGTGGGGCTCATCCTTTCGACCTTCACGACACGGTTCATCTACCCGATGCTCAGCCTCGAGGGTCGTCGGTTTTGGGTCCTCGGGCTGATGCCGGTGAGCCGCGACACCATCGTGTGGAGCAAGTTCGTGTTCGCCGCGCTCGGGTCGTGGCTCCCCTGCGCCCTACTGATCCTGCTCAGCGACTTGATGTTGCACGTCTCAGCATTGGTGGTGGGCGTTCACCAACTGACGACCGTGCTGCTTTGTGTCGGGTTGGCCGCGCTGGCCGTGGGTTTGGGAGCGATGATGCCCAACTTCCACGAGTCGAGCCCCTCGAAGATCGCCGCGGGATTCGGCGGCACGCTCAACCTCGTGCTCAGCGCGGTCTACATCATCCTGATCGTCTCGTTGACGGCGCTGCCGTGCCATTTCAAATTGATCGCCCACTCCAGCGCGATCAGCTCGGAGTTCTTGAGCGAAAAATACCTCGACCTGTGGCTCGTGCTGGGCGCTGGCCTAGCGGTAGCGGTCGGGCTAACCGCCACGGTGGTGCCGCTCTACCGCGGCGTGCGGGCATTCAACCGGTTAGAGTTCTACTAG
- a CDS encoding ABC transporter ATP-binding protein: protein MIQFEGVSRSYGDTLAVRGLDLRIESGELFALLGHNGAGKTTTIKMMVGLLRPASGRVLIDGFDTVSQVREATSRIGYVPDEPYLYDKLSGREFLSFVAEMHGMSRREAAAAIDREIERFGLGRFADELAESYSHGMKQRTVFAAALLHDPPVLIVDEPLVGLDPHSIRLVKDLLRERTASGTSIFMSTHTLAAAEEIADRIGVMQQGKLIFLGTVEELRHKYHAEGQSLESLYLSIVGENVGGVTAEEEATHQVEPPSMLDGTE, encoded by the coding sequence ATGATCCAGTTCGAAGGCGTCTCTCGCAGCTACGGCGACACGCTCGCGGTGCGGGGTCTCGATCTACGGATCGAGTCGGGAGAGCTGTTCGCCCTCTTGGGCCACAACGGCGCCGGTAAGACGACCACGATCAAGATGATGGTCGGCCTGCTCAGGCCGGCCTCCGGTCGCGTCCTCATCGACGGTTTCGACACGGTCTCACAAGTCCGCGAAGCCACCAGCCGTATCGGCTACGTCCCCGACGAGCCCTACCTCTACGACAAGCTTTCAGGACGCGAGTTCCTCAGCTTTGTCGCCGAGATGCACGGCATGTCGCGCCGTGAGGCGGCCGCGGCGATCGATCGCGAGATCGAGCGCTTCGGTCTCGGCCGGTTTGCCGACGAGCTTGCCGAGAGCTATTCGCACGGCATGAAGCAGCGGACGGTGTTCGCCGCCGCCCTGCTGCACGACCCACCGGTGTTGATTGTCGATGAGCCGCTAGTGGGGCTCGACCCGCATAGCATCCGCCTCGTGAAGGACCTGCTTCGCGAACGCACTGCGTCGGGCACGAGCATCTTCATGTCGACCCACACCCTCGCCGCGGCGGAGGAGATCGCCGATCGCATCGGCGTGATGCAGCAGGGCAAACTGATCTTCTTGGGGACGGTCGAGGAGCTGCGGCACAAGTATCACGCCGAAGGGCAATCTCTCGAATCGCTCTACTTATCGATTGTTGGCGAGAACGTCGGCGGCGTCACCGCGGAGGAAGAGGCCACGCATCAGGTCGAACCCCCTTCCATGCTCGATGGGACCGAATGA
- a CDS encoding YdjY domain-containing protein: MCLAVGISPAWALEPPENAKRLDPKSPVWIDEARTCVMVDGKVVLREGVLEMFACPAGTKEHESVVAVDTKAYLVHTGLLLVGAEEGTPVRFQPEYKPPTGTEIEVSIEWTADGKPQKARAQDWVRNADTKKAMDLPFVFAGSGFWTDPDSGKQHYLADAGDFICVSNFGSAMLDVPAPSSASNNELWFEPFTERIPELGTEVRLVLTPKKKDAAKPEAPEVKPEAETKPAEAKPAEEKTPTSKAE; this comes from the coding sequence GAGAACGCCAAACGGCTCGATCCCAAGTCGCCCGTCTGGATCGACGAGGCCCGCACCTGTGTGATGGTTGACGGCAAGGTCGTGCTGCGGGAGGGCGTGCTGGAGATGTTCGCCTGCCCCGCGGGGACCAAGGAGCACGAGTCGGTCGTCGCGGTCGACACGAAGGCCTACCTTGTCCACACGGGGCTGCTGCTGGTTGGAGCCGAGGAGGGGACGCCCGTCCGCTTTCAGCCCGAGTACAAGCCGCCCACCGGGACGGAGATCGAGGTCAGCATCGAGTGGACCGCCGACGGCAAGCCCCAAAAGGCCCGCGCTCAGGACTGGGTCCGCAACGCCGACACCAAGAAAGCGATGGACCTCCCGTTCGTCTTCGCCGGCAGCGGCTTCTGGACCGACCCCGATTCGGGCAAGCAGCACTACCTAGCCGACGCGGGCGACTTCATTTGCGTCTCGAACTTCGGCTCCGCGATGCTCGACGTGCCCGCGCCGAGCAGCGCGAGCAACAACGAGCTGTGGTTCGAGCCTTTCACGGAGCGCATCCCCGAGTTGGGGACCGAGGTGCGGCTGGTGCTGACGCCGAAGAAGAAGGACGCTGCGAAGCCGGAGGCCCCTGAGGTAAAGCCGGAGGCGGAGACGAAGCCGGCTGAAGCGAAGCCCGCTGAGGAAAAGACGCCGACGTCGAAAGCTGAATGA
- the mqnC gene encoding cyclic dehypoxanthinyl futalosine synthase has protein sequence MIAAISVQEILAKAAEGQRLTRDEGVRLLKEASLASLGRAADEVTRRLHPEPHRTYNIDRNINYTNVCTAVCDFCAFYRGPKSDEGYVLSIDEILKKVQETVELGGEQTLLQGGLHPEYKLEWYESMLGEIKRAFPQVNLHAFSPPEIHHFTKINKLPLREVLERLMAAGMGSLPGGGAEILVDRVRKEITRGKVLSDDWLNVMREWHQLGGRSSATMMFGHVETLEERIEHLDRLRDLQDESLAAGHKGFTAFICWTFQRDNTQLDHLPPAGAHEYLKTNAVARLYLDNFANLQSSWVTQGLKVGQMAMLYGANDMGSLMIEENVVAEAGTVHFLTLDDIRGAIEELGFTPRQRNVHYELVDPEHEMRAVKAAHKGLPKLPVVS, from the coding sequence ATGATCGCCGCTATCAGCGTCCAAGAGATTCTCGCCAAAGCCGCCGAAGGTCAGCGCCTCACGCGCGACGAGGGCGTGCGACTCCTCAAGGAAGCGAGCCTCGCCTCGTTGGGCCGCGCGGCCGACGAGGTGACGCGCCGGCTCCATCCCGAGCCGCACCGCACCTACAACATCGATCGCAACATCAACTACACGAACGTCTGCACCGCGGTGTGCGACTTCTGCGCGTTCTACCGCGGGCCCAAGTCGGACGAGGGCTACGTCCTCTCGATCGACGAGATCCTCAAGAAGGTGCAAGAGACGGTCGAGCTCGGCGGCGAGCAGACGCTGCTGCAAGGCGGCCTGCACCCCGAGTACAAGCTCGAGTGGTACGAGTCGATGCTCGGCGAGATCAAGCGGGCGTTCCCGCAGGTCAACCTGCACGCCTTCAGCCCGCCGGAGATCCATCACTTCACCAAGATCAACAAGCTGCCGCTTCGCGAAGTGCTTGAGCGGTTGATGGCGGCCGGCATGGGGAGCCTCCCCGGCGGCGGCGCCGAGATCCTGGTCGATCGCGTCCGTAAAGAGATCACCCGCGGCAAGGTGCTGTCGGACGACTGGCTGAACGTGATGCGCGAGTGGCACCAGCTCGGCGGCCGCAGCAGCGCGACGATGATGTTCGGTCACGTCGAGACGCTCGAAGAACGGATCGAACACCTCGACCGGTTGCGCGACCTGCAAGACGAGTCGCTTGCGGCGGGCCACAAGGGATTCACCGCGTTCATCTGCTGGACCTTCCAGCGTGATAACACGCAGCTCGACCACCTGCCGCCGGCCGGCGCCCACGAGTACCTCAAGACCAACGCTGTCGCGCGGCTCTATCTCGACAACTTCGCCAACCTCCAATCGAGCTGGGTGACGCAGGGGCTCAAGGTCGGCCAGATGGCGATGCTCTACGGCGCCAACGACATGGGGAGCCTGATGATCGAGGAGAACGTCGTCGCCGAGGCCGGGACCGTTCACTTCCTCACCCTCGACGACATCCGCGGCGCCATCGAAGAGCTGGGGTTCACCCCCCGGCAGCGGAACGTTCATTACGAGTTGGTCGACCCTGAGCACGAAATGCGGGCCGTCAAAGCCGCCCACAAGGGACTGCCGAAGCTTCCGGTAGTGAGCTAG
- a CDS encoding menaquinone biosynthetic enzyme MqnA/MqnD family protein: MKPFEPLRVGAVNYLNSKPLIHRFEEHARRLAESEAALRGVRLLKDLPSRLADSLTAARLDAALVPAFEALAAPDWRIVSDACVAADGPVSSVKVYFRRPPAEVRTLALDEGSRTSAALSRLLLLRRVGVEPQRSRLPIGAGLGDSDADAVLLIGDRAMHTPAAELREQFVAEWDLAEEWRRDTGLPFVFAVWAARPNVDGAALAALFEAMRDDGFVAFSAIAQQEGPPLGLTVEHAERYLRQNLRFTLGPRERRGLELFRQQCREAGLLPDASNSNTTATPLPVR, encoded by the coding sequence ATGAAGCCGTTCGAGCCGCTCCGCGTCGGGGCGGTGAACTACCTGAACTCGAAGCCGCTGATCCATCGCTTCGAGGAGCACGCCCGCCGGCTAGCCGAGTCGGAGGCGGCGCTTCGTGGCGTGCGGCTCTTGAAAGACCTGCCGAGCCGGCTTGCCGATTCGCTCACGGCGGCGCGGCTCGACGCGGCCCTGGTGCCGGCGTTCGAGGCGCTGGCGGCGCCCGACTGGCGGATTGTTTCGGACGCCTGCGTCGCGGCCGACGGGCCGGTGAGCAGCGTGAAGGTCTACTTCCGTCGCCCGCCCGCCGAGGTGAGGACGCTCGCGCTCGACGAAGGGTCGCGGACGAGCGCGGCCCTGAGTCGCCTCCTGCTCTTGCGTCGTGTCGGCGTCGAGCCGCAGCGCTCGCGTTTGCCGATCGGCGCCGGGCTTGGCGATTCCGACGCGGACGCGGTGCTCCTCATTGGCGACCGCGCGATGCACACGCCGGCTGCTGAGTTGCGAGAGCAGTTCGTTGCCGAATGGGACCTCGCCGAAGAATGGCGCCGCGACACGGGCCTGCCGTTCGTCTTCGCCGTGTGGGCTGCGCGTCCGAACGTGGACGGCGCGGCGCTCGCGGCGTTGTTCGAGGCGATGCGGGACGACGGCTTCGTCGCCTTCTCCGCAATCGCTCAGCAAGAAGGCCCGCCGCTCGGGCTTACGGTCGAGCACGCCGAGCGTTACCTTCGCCAGAACCTGCGGTTCACGCTCGGCCCGCGCGAGCGGCGTGGCCTCGAGCTGTTCCGCCAGCAGTGCCGCGAGGCCGGGCTGCTCCCCGACGCGTCGAACTCCAACACGACTGCAACACCACTGCCCGTCCGATGA
- a CDS encoding ABC transporter permease subunit/CPBP intramembrane protease — protein sequence MNLRNVLWIWQREIRDQFRDRRTLFMVAVLPVLMYPLLGTSMFQLAQFMRQTTGKVAIYGADELRDVEGLPALVDGDRFAADLFIDPEERGRLKVEERSAPAGERLAMAEAAVAGGEIDAAICFPDDFAEGVERSREAETTDAAAVAPPQPAVRFNSSRESSQLAGLRVTSLLRRWSDAVVAGNLRARNVPIAATQPFSVDQVDVAPKESRNAQLWAKLLPFIVFLWALTGAFYPAIDLCAGEKERGTLETLLASPARRSEIVGGKLLTVMTFSIFTALLNLASLALTAKVLMGQLAGMAGLGAAFAPPPVSAMLWLVVAVLPMSALFSALSLACAAYARSTKEGQYYFMPLFLAATPLMLMPTAPGVELNLGNSLVPVMGLVLLLRATIEGQVAQAALYLAPVIAVTAVCCWLAMRWAVSQFNQESVLFRESERFSPKAQLAAMVRRRGETPSAAAAMACVAGIFLLRSLLTPLMPAPIQGESGFGYLAVLTILSQLQILAPALAVAWLLTRDPLRSLLLKGPVRGRDIAVAALAALCLIPLSERLKTGIQGLYPLPEGVEAQLGEVSRWITDSPSIALTVLLLAVLPAVCEELAFRGVVLSGLRKSLGDLGGVLMTAVFFGAAHTVLQQSLAAAPVGFLLGLIAVRTGSLIPCVVFHAVYNALQLVSALNAEAIRNVAASWGVHDMVFIEMPAEQLGYATPFAILGGVAAAGLIWALGSHDRGKPQVAARLGTAS from the coding sequence ATGAATCTGCGCAACGTCCTCTGGATTTGGCAGCGTGAGATCCGTGATCAGTTCCGCGATCGGCGGACGCTGTTCATGGTCGCGGTGCTGCCGGTGCTGATGTACCCGCTGCTGGGGACCAGCATGTTCCAGCTGGCGCAGTTCATGCGTCAGACGACGGGCAAGGTCGCCATCTACGGCGCCGACGAACTGCGCGACGTCGAGGGGCTGCCGGCGCTGGTGGACGGGGACCGATTCGCGGCCGACCTGTTTATCGACCCAGAAGAACGCGGGCGGCTGAAAGTCGAGGAGCGGTCGGCGCCGGCCGGCGAGCGGCTTGCTATGGCCGAGGCGGCGGTCGCCGGCGGTGAGATCGACGCCGCGATCTGTTTTCCTGACGACTTTGCCGAGGGCGTCGAGCGTTCGCGCGAAGCCGAGACGACCGACGCCGCCGCGGTAGCGCCGCCACAGCCCGCCGTCCGGTTCAACTCGAGCCGTGAGTCGTCACAGCTCGCCGGCCTGCGCGTAACGAGCTTGTTGCGGCGTTGGAGCGACGCCGTTGTCGCCGGCAACCTGCGGGCCCGCAACGTGCCGATTGCGGCGACACAGCCCTTCTCGGTCGACCAGGTCGATGTGGCGCCGAAGGAATCCCGCAACGCCCAGCTGTGGGCCAAGCTGCTGCCGTTCATTGTCTTCCTATGGGCGCTCACCGGGGCGTTTTACCCCGCGATCGACCTCTGTGCTGGCGAGAAGGAACGCGGCACGCTCGAGACGCTGCTGGCGAGCCCCGCGCGGCGCAGCGAGATTGTCGGCGGCAAGCTGCTGACGGTGATGACTTTCAGCATCTTCACGGCGCTATTGAACCTGGCGAGCCTCGCTTTGACGGCCAAGGTGCTGATGGGTCAGCTGGCCGGAATGGCGGGCCTCGGCGCCGCGTTCGCTCCGCCGCCGGTGTCGGCGATGCTCTGGCTGGTGGTCGCGGTGCTGCCGATGTCGGCGCTGTTCAGCGCCCTGTCGCTCGCTTGCGCGGCGTACGCGCGGAGCACGAAGGAGGGGCAGTACTACTTCATGCCGCTGTTCCTCGCCGCGACGCCGCTGATGCTGATGCCCACGGCGCCGGGCGTCGAACTCAACCTCGGCAACAGCCTAGTCCCCGTAATGGGGCTCGTGTTGCTGCTGCGGGCGACGATCGAGGGCCAAGTCGCGCAAGCCGCGCTCTACCTCGCCCCGGTGATCGCGGTGACGGCGGTCTGTTGCTGGTTGGCGATGCGGTGGGCGGTGTCGCAGTTCAACCAGGAGTCGGTGCTGTTCCGTGAGAGCGAGCGCTTCAGCCCCAAGGCCCAGCTCGCCGCGATGGTCCGCCGCCGGGGCGAGACGCCCTCCGCCGCCGCCGCGATGGCGTGCGTCGCTGGGATCTTCCTGTTGCGGTCCTTGCTGACGCCGCTGATGCCGGCGCCGATCCAGGGCGAATCGGGCTTCGGCTATCTGGCGGTCCTAACCATCCTCTCGCAGCTCCAGATCCTGGCGCCGGCCCTGGCGGTGGCTTGGTTGCTGACGCGCGACCCGCTCCGCAGCCTGCTGCTTAAGGGTCCCGTTCGCGGTCGGGACATCGCTGTCGCCGCCCTCGCTGCCCTCTGCCTGATCCCGCTGAGTGAGCGGCTCAAGACGGGCATCCAGGGGCTCTATCCCTTGCCGGAAGGGGTCGAGGCCCAGTTGGGCGAGGTTTCGCGATGGATCACGGACTCGCCTTCAATCGCTCTAACGGTGCTGCTGCTCGCCGTGCTGCCGGCGGTTTGCGAAGAGCTTGCGTTCCGCGGCGTTGTGCTCTCGGGTTTGCGCAAGTCGCTTGGCGACCTGGGCGGCGTTCTGATGACGGCGGTCTTCTTCGGCGCCGCCCACACGGTGCTCCAGCAGTCGCTCGCCGCGGCTCCTGTAGGCTTCTTGCTGGGACTTATCGCTGTCCGTACCGGTTCGTTGATCCCGTGCGTCGTCTTCCATGCGGTGTACAACGCGTTACAGCTTGTCTCGGCACTCAATGCAGAGGCAATCCGCAACGTCGCCGCTAGCTGGGGCGTTCATGACATGGTTTTCATCGAAATGCCAGCCGAACAGCTAGGCTACGCGACGCCCTTTGCTATCCTGGGGGGCGTCGCGGCGGCCGGGCTCATTTGGGCGCTTGGCAGCCA